The following proteins come from a genomic window of Diadema setosum chromosome 20, eeDiaSeto1, whole genome shotgun sequence:
- the LOC140243917 gene encoding endoribonuclease YbeY-like, translating into MSAVVRNLQKAVDLNLPKLKADVKAIRRILRVERFDVSVVCVDNKEVQKMNRIYRGIDEPTDVLSFPAHENLKPGRLPDPWSDLADLGDMFLGVEYILADCQRYKTDLDDILPVIVTHGFCHLIGYNHKTQEQWQLMHERELNILEQFNKLTGQNLRPLTGQSQFAR; encoded by the exons ATGTCTGCTGTGGTAAGAAACTTGCAGAAAGCCGTCGATTTGAACCTGCCAAAGCTGAAGGCAGATGTTAAAGCGATCCGTCGAATCCTACGGGTCGAAAGATTTGATGTCAGCGTGGTGTGTGTTGATAACAAGGAGGTTCAGAAAATGAACCGAATATACCGCGGCATCGACGAACCAACAGACGTGCTGTCTTTTCCAGCTCACGAG aATCTGAAGCCGGGTCGGCTTCCAGATCCATGGAGTGATCTGGCCGACCTGGGAGATATGTTCCTTGGTGTAGAGTACATCCTAGCGGACTGTCAGAGGTATAAGACAGACCTCGATGACATTCTACCG GTTATTGTGACCCATGGGTTCTGTCATCTGATTGGCTACAATCACAAGACACAGGAACAGTGGCAGCTG ATGCATGAAAGAGAACTCAATATTCTGGAGCAATTCAACAAGCTGACGGGTCAGAATCTCAGGCCGCTGACGGGGCAGTCACAGTTTGCCCGCTGA
- the LOC140243630 gene encoding uncharacterized protein yields MAEEREHTLTESSCRATTLKETVEGDIEVSSYDKQWDDEARLSGSACISDTGEVNTNWTKRHGLWCRMKTLSLATDRANGVGRIRQGSSDGSSALTLGRMRRCRRQTHKLDEKALLFLKMEREMKRQSRLFETRRCELQDRIRKLQDDVRSRDECIAKDSRKLECVQLRLTAARRESARLNWVLSLAKIQGRAQQEVVDSKQDDVIKMAVRQAELREQIRKLKLTIETLENKEAENGYHGNKNRCENTAEHPGSELIQAGEAENRVGLPVIISSRQAVDITREGDHNGNQTASVRQHSRTHVWRRGGTTKSKTVTRLVKVSRGITASSIRLKQQRARNASLRKDVKGMAQRIQTLLDDRARARLFLANARQRAEAIVGVCFNGESGPVRKTMASGTSTTPQKNERAFYTKIHSTASPLLLEEMSKMMRVIEELEGFLSNDDKSCEIVTKVKIRREKTSDQEKTTTRADVGDAQNTVPLSDKIRMWESRQKEADRAFTTRRCCSRTAAKVRGDRPQGSISNPQLRGAPRHGDALGTMRGVVVGRVPRRESNADRTSEDNMKECERRVGMEKEVKGNEISALNVRKGVDFPLTVRKTMETTDLTTAIVRETSSPREVSVKEIGKDVGGKISEGSRMENSLEVIQRVSDLLVDKWCLEGQVKALADNEQALAASKEEISSRLDAANRELAKSASDSVFIRQRNIDNIASLQKEIAKLSEQLQETEERLQTEESSKIKLRTVVGEWQRKVAELEAKKVKLEGEVEAWMETVMEVRKGRIALLDRMEDITNKVGRLERTSTWTMRRESCNPHSDRSCNASRNYRDDNLSLQDCRKQRSDTSIRNLRSEITTLSRQKREQETHIEQLSMLLQTANDEKQSLAAQLAESEQEKRDLQSDFDHVHELLMSSFPDEISAKA; encoded by the exons atggcagaagaaCGAGAACATACGCTCACAGAGTCAAGCTGTCGAGCCACTACTCTCAAGGAAACCGTTGAGGGCGACATTGAAGTTTCTTCCTATGACAAGCAATGGGATGACGAAGCTCGATTAAGTGGAAGTGCCTGTATTTCGGATACTGGTGAAGTAAACACAAACTGGACAAAGCGGCATGGACTGTGGTGTCGTATGAAGACGCTTTCTCTGGCTACAGATCGGGCTAATGGAGTTGGCCGAATCAGACAG GGGAGCAGTGACGGATCGAGCGCGTTAACACTGGGACGCATGCGCAGATGCAGAAGGCAGACTCACAAACTCGACGA GAAAGCTTTGCTCTTCCTGAAGATGGAGCGGGAAATGAAGAGACAGAGCAGACTGTTTGAAACTCGTCGCTGCGAACTGCAAGACAGAATTAGGAAACTACAGGACGACGTAAGAAGTAGGGATGAATGCATCGCCAAAGACAGTAGGAAACTTG AATGTGTGCAGCTGAGACTGACGGCAGCTAGACGGGAATCGGCCCGGCTCAACTGGGTCCTCAGTCTGGCCAAAATCCAGGGCCGCGCCCAGCAAGAGGTGGTGGACAGCAAGcaagatgacgtcatcaagaTGGCTGTCCGACAGGCGGAGCTCCGCGAGCAGATCAGAAAGCTGAAGCTAACTATCGAGACACTGGAGAACAAG gaaGCCGAGaacggttaccatggcaacaaaaacaGATGTGAGAACACAGCTGAACATCCAGGATCGGAACTCATCCAGGCTGGGGAGGCTGAGAATCGGGTTGGTCTCCCTGTCATCATCAGTTCTAGACAAGCCGTGGATATAACGAGGGAGGGAGATCACAATGGGAACCAG ACTGCATCTGTACGACAGCATTCCCGGACCCATGTCTGGAGAAGAGGCGGAACAACAAAGTCCAAGACAGTGACACGTCTGGTGAAAGTCAGCCGAGGTATCACAGCCTCGTCCATAAGACTGAAGCAACAGCGAGCAAGGAATGCCTCCCTAAGAAAAGATGTCAAAGGCATGGCTCAACG AATTCAGACACTTCTGGACGACCGGGCACGCGCACGGCTGTTTCTAGCGAACGCTCGACAGAGGGCCGAAGCCATTGTTGGCGTCTGTTTCAACGGCGAATCGGGACCAGTTCGGAAAACGATGGCTAGCGGCACATCCACTACTCCTCAAAAGAACGAAAGGGCTTTCTACACCAAGATTCACTCGACGGCATCTCCGCTGTTACTGGAGGAGATGAGCAAGATGATGAGGGTCATCGAGGAGCTAGAAGGTTTCCTTAGCAACGACGACAAGTCGTGTGAGATCGTTACAAAG GTTAAGATTCGGCGAGAAAAGACGTCAGACCAAGAAAAGACTACGACACGAGCGGATGTCGGTGATGCGCAAAATACTGTCCCGCTCTCCGACAAAATCAGAATGTGGGAGTCGCGACAGAAGGAAGCCGACAGGGCCTTTACGACCAGACGATGCTGCTCCCGCACAGCCGCCAAGGTCCGCGGTGATAGACCTCAAGGAAGCATCTCGAATCCGCAGCTGAGAGGAGCTCCTCGTCACGGCGATGCGCTTGGTACGATGCGAGGCGTGGTTGTAGGGCGTGTACCCAGAAGAGAATCGAACGCGGATCGTACCAGCGAAGACAACATGAAAGAATGTGAAAGAAGAGTAGGAATGGAAAAGGAGGTGAAGGGAAATGAGATAAGTGCTTTAAATGTGCGGAAGGGGGTAGACTTCCCATTGACGGTGAGAAAAACCATGGAAACAACGGACCTAACTACTGCCATTGTGAGGGAGACGTCATCTCCGAGAGAAGTGTCAGTGAAGGAGATAGGCAAAGACGTGGGAGGGAAAATATCAGAAGGCTCTAGAATGGAGAACAGTCTTGAAGTCATTCAGCGAGTATCTGACCTTTTGGTCGATAAATGGTGCTTGGAGGGACAGGTGAAG GCTCTTGCGGACAACGAGCAGGCCCTGGCAGCGAGCAAGGAAGAGATTTCCAGCCGGCTGGATGCGGCCAATCGCGAGCTGGCCAAGTCTGCGAGCGATTCGGTGTTCATCAGGCAGCGGAATATCGATAATATCGCTTCCCTGCAGAAGGAGATCGCAAAATTATCGGAGCAGCTTCAAGAGACCGAAGAGCGACTTCAAACGGAAGAGTCCTCCAAGATAAAGCTGAGA ACTGTGGTGGGCGAGTGGCAGCGAAAGGTGGCCGAGTTGGAGGCGAAGAAGGTCAAGTTGGAGGGCGAGGTAGAGGCGTGGATGGAGACAGTAATGGAAGTGAGAAAAGGCCGCATCGCTCTTCTCGACAGGATGGAAGACATTACGAATAAG GTGGGTCGTCTGGAACGGACAAGTACGTGGACGATGAGAAGAGAGAGCTGCAACCCTCACAGTGATCGGAGCTGCAACGCGTCTAGG AACTACCGAGACGATAATCTGTCGCTGCAAGACTGTCGTAAGCAGCGAAGTGACACGAGTATCAGGAACTTACGGTCAGAAATCACCACTCTGTCCAGGCAGAAGAGAGAACAAGAGACTCATATCGAACAACTCTCTATGCTG